In Methanosarcina siciliae T4/M, one genomic interval encodes:
- a CDS encoding DUF3344 domain-containing protein, with the protein MSSESRNLNRFFLYFAGLLIFFIYITPCLATYNFEGTPEQDELIEITSGTVKGGLYVDGGEGLKKTPYVQEFNVPGDAVTWARVYVGVWGGTEQKTGTLDLTINGEEFESLDLEGKNDKGDEEGQNPTIYCTGHGVYWIAYDVGTNISTGPVTVEAQTEGDIDGRVYGIILAAVYEDKEGQSTRYWVEEGNINLHGKGWSETLASTHDEAYADFSGKVDMDKYNTANLAVVYLCGTPGLDDSLYFNEEQLSDGENSNDIANSKSYFDFKFFDVLDLLEEDDNELKFQRDEEDYVHPVLAALSLGTGEEGTSDLIVSRLTVPLLYAGKDNTIKASIKNIGKDSAYGFQAALYADGEIVSTAPVSSLSSGKSKTIEFNWKPAWDGEQALKVYVDYTNNKKETCEVNNWNTPFLAKIVDLTPPELEIDYPEDGARVDGGYLTVSGTVEDTSQNLTVDVNGQKALISGESWSASVPVVSGSNTIVVSAVDGQNNTGKELIVVEGKVSSQSDLKISSGPDNETKSLDNETETVNQSVLAPQLRGYEKKAVISPIYGVFGFISAVLFIKYRSWGKRL; encoded by the coding sequence ATGTCGTCAGAAAGCAGGAATTTGAACAGGTTTTTCCTGTACTTTGCAGGGCTACTTATCTTTTTTATTTATATTACTCCATGCCTCGCAACTTACAATTTCGAAGGCACACCTGAACAGGATGAACTGATTGAAATTACCTCGGGCACTGTAAAAGGCGGGCTTTATGTCGATGGGGGGGAAGGGCTTAAGAAAACCCCTTATGTGCAGGAGTTCAATGTGCCTGGAGATGCCGTAACCTGGGCCCGGGTCTATGTAGGGGTGTGGGGAGGCACAGAACAAAAAACAGGTACTCTTGACCTTACTATTAACGGGGAGGAGTTCGAAAGCCTGGATCTGGAGGGTAAAAACGATAAGGGGGATGAGGAGGGTCAGAACCCCACTATCTACTGCACGGGACATGGAGTCTACTGGATTGCCTATGATGTGGGCACGAATATAAGTACCGGGCCCGTAACTGTGGAAGCCCAGACTGAAGGAGACATTGATGGTAGGGTTTACGGCATAATCCTGGCCGCAGTGTATGAAGATAAAGAGGGACAGAGCACAAGATATTGGGTTGAAGAAGGAAACATAAACCTGCACGGGAAAGGCTGGAGCGAAACTCTGGCATCAACTCATGATGAAGCGTATGCGGACTTCTCGGGCAAGGTGGATATGGACAAGTATAACACTGCAAACCTGGCCGTGGTGTATCTCTGCGGGACTCCGGGGCTTGATGATTCTCTTTATTTTAACGAAGAACAGCTCTCTGACGGGGAGAACAGTAACGACATTGCAAATTCAAAAAGTTATTTTGACTTCAAATTCTTCGATGTACTGGATTTGCTTGAAGAAGACGACAACGAACTCAAATTCCAAAGAGACGAGGAAGATTACGTGCATCCCGTACTGGCTGCTCTGAGTTTGGGAACGGGAGAAGAAGGAACTTCTGACCTTATCGTCTCCAGGCTTACCGTTCCTTTACTTTATGCAGGGAAAGACAACACCATAAAAGCAAGCATCAAAAATATTGGTAAGGATTCTGCATATGGTTTTCAGGCAGCTCTTTATGCCGATGGAGAAATTGTTTCTACTGCTCCCGTATCTTCCCTTTCTAGCGGAAAGAGTAAAACAATTGAGTTCAACTGGAAACCCGCTTGGGATGGGGAACAGGCACTGAAAGTTTATGTTGACTACACGAACAATAAAAAAGAAACCTGTGAAGTAAACAACTGGAATACTCCTTTTCTTGCTAAGATAGTGGACCTAACCCCTCCAGAACTTGAAATTGATTATCCGGAAGATGGGGCTCGGGTAGATGGCGGCTACCTTACAGTCAGCGGGACAGTTGAAGATACAAGCCAAAATCTCACAGTTGATGTTAACGGGCAAAAAGCCCTGATTTCAGGCGAGAGCTGGAGTGCCAGCGTGCCTGTAGTTTCGGGTTCCAATACAATAGTCGTATCTGCGGTAGATGGGCAAAACAACACCGGAAAGGAGCTCATTGTTGTAGAGGGAAAAGTATCTTCTCAATCCGATCTTAAAATCTCTTCAGGGCCAGATAACGAAACGAAATCTCTCGATAATGAAACGGAAACTGTTAATCAGTCTGTTTTAGCTCCCCAGTTAAGAGGATATGAAAAAAAGGCGGTTATCTCCCCAATTTACGGAGTATTCGGGTTTATTTCTGCAGTTTTATTCATAAAATATCGAAGTTGGGGGAAAAGGCTATGA
- a CDS encoding COG1361 family protein yields the protein MNKKLSQKRSGKYHFCAVLALFTALFLLSSSLPASANEDDWDNLTVTLGLENSLVSKDGYTLEALKFDGYGMVWIRVSKNDTILEDAVLENNSSGWCYMDNKNLRLKAFNVTDQRNLPMFGSLFSPKAELLFETKKDIEENVILELDLEEDKDEYLLNDEVIVDMELRNTGQVKAEKIGLDLDSDGLLVREGCPEKVTLDKGSKKKCELRFKFPEKVKENYNITVNVNWEDGSGEHFFSDDVEIEVAEPLNIYKNAGSEGFPGSPVYVTVSVKNIQERTVNVRLFDLLPATFTVINISSLEDDSLSSDSSSYLNWEFVLDPEEQKTFSYSISSEQLGAHRVPQAHAYSDLCGQLYTESSDSENIITLYKNISYMPYNNKNLTQVTLSSGADLSSYLDKNGYALLDITVENEALDAFVFIPKGTKLSDNQNEPLKAITITQADELALPGSLYLAGKCYCKLGPDGAEFDPFVRLDLGLNNSIEGNLPSIYCYDETNSTWTLIDSTLNENRISAELTHFSVYAALAEPPTEAELLVKLVN from the coding sequence ATGAACAAAAAGTTAAGCCAAAAAAGGAGCGGAAAATATCATTTCTGTGCGGTTTTAGCTCTTTTCACTGCCCTGTTTCTACTCTCAAGCTCTCTACCTGCATCGGCAAATGAAGATGACTGGGACAACCTGACCGTTACCCTGGGACTTGAAAACTCTCTCGTTTCCAAAGACGGGTACACCCTGGAAGCACTAAAATTTGACGGATACGGTATGGTCTGGATTCGGGTGTCGAAAAATGACACAATCCTTGAGGATGCGGTTCTGGAAAATAACAGCTCTGGCTGGTGCTATATGGATAACAAGAATCTAAGGCTGAAGGCATTTAATGTAACTGACCAGAGAAACCTTCCGATGTTTGGCAGCCTTTTTTCCCCAAAAGCCGAGCTCCTTTTTGAAACAAAAAAAGATATTGAAGAAAATGTGATTCTGGAACTTGATCTCGAAGAGGACAAAGATGAATACCTGCTTAATGATGAGGTAATCGTTGATATGGAACTTCGAAACACAGGGCAGGTAAAAGCCGAAAAGATAGGCCTAGATTTGGATTCGGACGGGCTCCTTGTCAGAGAGGGATGTCCGGAAAAAGTGACACTTGATAAGGGCTCGAAAAAGAAATGTGAACTGAGGTTTAAGTTTCCAGAAAAGGTAAAAGAAAATTATAACATTACTGTAAACGTGAACTGGGAAGATGGTTCCGGTGAGCATTTCTTTTCCGATGATGTAGAAATTGAGGTTGCCGAACCTCTGAATATCTACAAAAACGCGGGTTCAGAAGGTTTCCCGGGAAGTCCTGTGTATGTTACAGTGTCAGTAAAGAATATCCAGGAAAGAACAGTGAATGTCCGGCTTTTTGACCTACTGCCGGCCACTTTCACGGTAATTAATATCTCTTCTTTAGAGGATGACAGTCTGAGTTCGGACAGTTCTTCTTATTTAAACTGGGAGTTTGTGCTGGATCCGGAAGAACAAAAGACTTTTTCTTACAGTATCAGCTCCGAGCAGCTTGGAGCCCATCGGGTGCCGCAAGCCCATGCATATTCAGATTTATGCGGACAGCTCTACACCGAAAGTTCCGATTCCGAGAATATCATCACCTTATACAAAAATATTTCATACATGCCGTATAACAACAAAAACCTAACACAAGTGACCCTATCTTCAGGAGCCGACCTCTCATCTTATCTGGACAAAAATGGCTATGCTCTGCTGGATATCACGGTGGAAAACGAAGCTCTTGATGCTTTTGTATTCATTCCAAAAGGTACAAAGTTGAGTGATAACCAGAATGAACCCCTTAAAGCAATAACAATAACACAGGCAGATGAACTGGCTCTTCCAGGCTCTTTATATCTGGCAGGGAAATGTTATTGTAAACTCGGGCCTGATGGAGCGGAGTTCGATCCTTTTGTCCGGCTCGACCTGGGTCTCAACAACTCAATAGAGGGCAACTTACCATCCATCTACTGCTATGATGAGACTAATTCCACATGGACGTTGATTGACAGTACTCTCAATGAAAACAGAATTTCAGCCGAACTCACTCATTTCTCTGTGTATGCAGCTCTTGCAGAACCTCCGACAGAAGCCGAATTGCTTGTTAAACTGGTTAATTAA